The following proteins are co-located in the Apium graveolens cultivar Ventura chromosome 5, ASM990537v1, whole genome shotgun sequence genome:
- the LOC141724444 gene encoding putative serine/threonine-protein kinase-like protein CCR3, with amino-acid sequence MSPPFIAAAFIFIFSVISSVNSLGAAASTLAVSYGDATTVCGIVAEQQKQRIQCWRKNRTVNILPETSFESISGGRNIFCGVRSGGYSLICWNETFVPKRIYYSKNVLLKNLTVGDDQICALSDENLKCWRDDDVLAKLPNKSAKFWGISAGVGFSCGVLMNNNSVSCWGGNDENDTISNFIENEFVGLKMLSIVVGGEFACGFNLSGFLICKGRNDSGQLNVPLGFEYEYNAVALGFNFGCVIRRVNSSVVCWGGNGGFSGSNVTDGVSFVSIVAGFNFTCGLTASNFSVICWGAGWDNSSYSLGVELSLPKILPGACLESTCECGLYPQSETLCSGNGNICRSCDLLESFPPVSSPVVYVPSPSSGSKDLKKGFLVLAIVGCAGGLLAICTVIYLLWTGACFGHKKVHSSVQPTITRNSSNAQHSSSPPSRSSTIRRQGSRVWGRQRSGTSGMFSRQRSGTSAKHTDRAEEFTFADLVAATDSFSLENKIGAGSFGIVYKGKLPDGREVAIKRGETGTKLNKFQEKESAFDSELSFLSRLHHKHLVRLVGYCEEGDERLLVYDYMKNGALYNHLHDKNNVEKSSSLLNSWKMRIKIALDAARGIEYLHNYAVPPIIHRDIKSSNILLDANWTARVSDFGLSLHGPQSDRDYKPMKAAGTVGYIDPEYYGLNVLTAKSDVYGLGIVLLEILSGKRAIFKSEEKENGGTPISVVDFAVPVIMAGELMKILDPRVGQPELNEAEAVELVAYTAMHCVNLEGKDRPTMTDIVANLERALALCDDSYGSISSGPISIISQ; translated from the coding sequence ATGTCGCCGCCGTTCATCGCCGCCGCCTTCATTTTCATATTCTCCGTTATCTCATCCGTCAATTCACTCGGCGCCGCCGCCTCAACGCTCGCCGTCAGCTACGGAGACGCCACCACAGTCTGTGGCATCGTTGCCGAGCAACAGAAACAGCGAATACAATGCTGGCGAAAAAATCGGACGGTCAACATCTTGCCGGAAACTTCGTTCGAGTCGATTTCCGGCGGGCGGAATATTTTCTGCGGCGTACGATCCGGTGGGTACAGTTTGATTTGTTGGAATGAGACGTTTGTTCCCAAGAGAATTTACTACAGTAAAAATGTTCTGTTGAAAAATTTAACCGTCGGCGATGATCAGATTTGTGCTCTTAGTGATGAAAATTTAAAATGTTGGCGAGACGACGACGTTTTAGCCAAGTTGCCTAATAAATCCGCGAAGTTTTGGGGTATTTCGGCTGGGGTAGGGTTTTCGTGTGGCGTGTTGATGAATAATAATTCGGTTAGTTGCTGGGGAGGTAATGATGAAAATGATACGATTTCTAATTTTATTGAAAATGAATTTGTTGGTTTGAAAATGTTGAGTATTGTTGTTGGTGGTGAATTTGCTTGCGGATTTAATTTATCGGGTTTTTTAATTTGTAAAGGGAGGAATGATTCGGGGCAATTGAATGTTCCTTTAGGGTTTGAGTATGAGTATAATGCGGTTGCTTTAGGGTTTAATTTTGGTTGTGTGATTAGGAGGGTGAATAGTTCTGTTGTTTGTTGGGGTGGGAATGGGGGGTTTAGTGGTAGTAATGTCACGGATGGGGTTTCGTTTGTGTCGATTGTTGCTGGTTTTAATTTTACGTGTGGATTGACTGCTAGTAATTTTTCTGTTATTTGTTGGGGGGCAGGGTGGGATAATAGTTCCTACTCGTTAGGGGTTGAGTTGTCGTTGCCTAAGATTCTTCCGGGGGCTTGTCTTGAGTCGACATGTGAGTGTGGTTTGTATCCTCAGTCTGAGACTCTTTGTTCGGGTAATGGGAATATATGTAGGAGTTGTGACTTGTTGGAGTCGTTTCCTCCGGTTTCGTCGCCGGTGGTGTACGTTCCCTCGCCATCTTCAGGGTCTAAGGATTTGAAAAAGGGGTTCTTGGTATTGGCTATTGTTGGATGTGCTGGTGGTTTATTGGCTATTTGTACAGTAATTTATTTGTTGTGGACTGGTGCTTGTTTCGGTCACAAGAAAGTTCATAGTTCGGTGCAACCAACTATTACTAGGAATAGTTCCAATGCTCAGCACTCGAGTAGTCCGCCGTCGAGATCATCAACTATTAGGCGACAGGGTTCAAGAGTATGGGGTCGTCAGAGGAGTGGTACCTCGGGAATGTTTAGTCGTCAGAGGAGTGGAACCTCTGCAAAGCACACAGACAGAGCAGAAGAATTCACGTTTGCAGATCTTGTAGCTGCCACAGATAGTTTCTCCCTGGAGAATAAGATTGGTGCAGGGAGCTTTGGTATTGTGTACAAAGGTAAATTACCGGATGGTCGCGAAGTTGCCATTAAAAGGGGAGAAACTGGCACGAAATTGAACAAGTTTCAAGAAAAAGAGAGTGCTTTCGATTCAGAATTGTCATTTTTGTCTAGGCTTCACCACAAACACTTGGTTAGGCTTGTTGGGTATTGTGAAGAGGGGGATGAGAGACTCCTGGTCTATGATTACATGAAAAATGGAGcactttataatcatttacacgACAAGAACAACGTGGAGAAAAGTAGCAGCTTACTGAATTCTTGGAAAATGAGGATCAAAATTGCATTAGATGCTGCACGGGGGATCGAGTATCTCCACAATTATGCTGTTCCTCCTATAATTCATCGGGATATTAAGTCATCTAACATACTCCTGGATGCTAATTGGACTGCAAGAGTTTCTGATTTTGGATTGTCATTACATGGCCCGCAGTCTGATCGTGACTATAAACCGATGAAGGCAGCTGGAACAGTCGGGTACATTGATCCAGAGTATTATGGTCTAAACGTTTTAACAgcaaaaagcgatgtctatggtCTAGGAATTGTACTGCTAGAGATTTTAAGCGGCAAGAGGGCTATATTTAAGAGCGAAGAGAAAGAGAACGGGGGTACACCAATAAGTGTGGTGGACTTTGCAGTGCCAGTTATTATGGCGGGGGAGTTGATGAAAATCCTGGACCCTAGGGTGGGGCAGCCGGAGTTGAACGAAGCAGAGGCAGTAGAGCTTGTGGCATACACAGCAATGCATTGTGTAAACCTAGAAGGTAAAGACAGGCCAACTATGACTGACATTGTTGCTAATTTGGAGCGTGCATTGGCTTTATGTGATGATAGTTATGGAAGCATTTCTAGTGGTCCTATATCCATTATTTCACAGTAA